In one Mucilaginibacter ginsenosidivorax genomic region, the following are encoded:
- a CDS encoding acyltransferase family protein: MTQTPAYLESKSHYKILDGLRGVAALLVVTFHILEANNGGSRFAQIINHGYLAVDFFFLLSGFVVAYAYDDRWGKMGQWDFYKRRLIRLQPMVIMGSIIGAIFFYLQASPTVFPLISATPVWKMLLVMVIGCTLIPIPISMDIRGWQEMHPLDGPAWSLFFEYIANILYAVIVRHFSKTVLAIFVAIFAGLLINYLVTGPQGDVIGGWSINKQQMSIGFTRLLYPFFAGILLSRLGKLIHIKSAFAVCSILVFIVLAIPRIGGTEHLWMNGLYEAFVIIIMFPLIVAIGAGGELTGKTATKVCQFFGDISYPIYITHYPLIYWYTAWVIDNKVPMGYSLCIGSVVLVSSIAIAYACLKLYDEPVREWLRKRFLVKKA, encoded by the coding sequence ATGACCCAAACTCCTGCGTACCTCGAATCAAAAAGCCATTATAAAATTTTAGACGGACTGCGCGGTGTAGCCGCCCTGTTAGTGGTAACCTTCCATATTCTGGAGGCCAATAATGGTGGCAGCCGCTTTGCCCAGATCATTAATCACGGCTACCTTGCTGTCGATTTCTTTTTCCTGCTTTCGGGCTTTGTTGTGGCCTATGCTTATGATGATCGTTGGGGCAAAATGGGTCAATGGGATTTTTATAAACGCAGGCTTATCCGGTTGCAGCCAATGGTTATCATGGGCAGTATTATTGGCGCCATATTTTTTTATCTGCAGGCATCGCCTACGGTGTTCCCGCTGATAAGCGCCACGCCCGTTTGGAAAATGCTGCTGGTTATGGTTATTGGTTGTACACTAATCCCGATACCCATATCAATGGATATACGCGGCTGGCAGGAGATGCACCCGCTGGATGGCCCGGCCTGGTCGTTGTTTTTTGAGTACATAGCCAATATTTTGTACGCGGTAATTGTGCGCCACTTTTCAAAAACAGTACTTGCCATATTTGTGGCCATATTTGCCGGCTTGCTTATCAACTACCTGGTAACCGGGCCGCAGGGCGATGTTATAGGTGGCTGGAGTATCAATAAACAGCAGATGAGCATAGGCTTTACCCGTTTGCTTTACCCGTTTTTTGCCGGGATACTGCTTTCGCGCTTAGGAAAGCTTATCCATATTAAAAGCGCGTTCGCTGTGTGTAGCATACTTGTTTTTATTGTACTGGCTATCCCCAGAATTGGCGGCACCGAACACCTTTGGATGAACGGTTTATACGAAGCATTTGTTATTATTATCATGTTCCCGCTTATTGTTGCCATTGGTGCCGGCGGCGAGCTTACTGGCAAAACAGCCACAAAAGTGTGCCAGTTTTTTGGCGATATTTCTTATCCCATTTATATAACCCACTACCCTTTAATTTATTGGTACACCGCCTGGGTTATTGATAATAAAGTACCCATGGGCTACAGCCTTTGCATTGGCTCGGTTGTGCTGGTTAGCAGCATAGCCATTGCTTATGCCTGCCTTAAACTGTACGATGAACCTGTTCGCGAATGGCTCAGGAAACGTTTTTTGGTAAAAAAAGCATAA
- a CDS encoding VOC family protein, with translation MKSFGSQKIKTVPDDYTSITPWIISPSSVNLIAFLIAAFDAREVPNSRITNDEGVIIHVVVKIGNALVMLFDSRTDWASTPSFLNLYVDDVESAYQKALELGAKSVTDITTLYFGEKVCRVLDPFGNLWWINQRVEEVDFTNPAEIGQRASTPEAIEGIAYIQKSLDGALKTQKRFFENKAAN, from the coding sequence ATGAAAAGCTTCGGTTCGCAAAAAATCAAAACGGTACCAGATGATTATACATCAATAACGCCATGGATCATATCGCCATCATCGGTCAATTTAATTGCCTTTTTGATAGCGGCATTTGATGCCAGGGAAGTTCCAAATAGCAGGATTACCAATGATGAAGGCGTAATTATACATGTGGTAGTGAAAATTGGAAACGCCTTGGTTATGTTATTTGATTCAAGAACGGATTGGGCATCAACGCCGTCGTTTTTGAATTTGTATGTGGACGATGTTGAAAGCGCCTATCAAAAAGCTTTAGAACTGGGCGCTAAATCGGTTACCGACATAACTACGCTTTATTTTGGAGAAAAGGTTTGCCGGGTTTTAGATCCCTTTGGCAACCTTTGGTGGATTAATCAACGCGTTGAAGAGGTTGATTTTACCAACCCGGCAGAAATTGGGCAAAGAGCATCAACCCCTGAAGCGATAGAGGGAATTGCCTATATTCAAAAATCATTAGATGGGGCCCTGAAAACCCAGAAGCGGTTTTTCGAGAATAAAGCTGCAAACTAA